The Panicum virgatum strain AP13 chromosome 5K, P.virgatum_v5, whole genome shotgun sequence genome has a window encoding:
- the LOC120708710 gene encoding uncharacterized protein LOC120708710: MGIQVAAVVTPPPCSSPSSSSPASPSSSAIAASPRHAAAPGVRLGRSQSSLAGWSAGLARRRGGPPAIRRALSASIDGDGGDDEEFLRRIQELAAGQHPGAGGCGWPASVERSASSVGLPLSLRMLKRRKQQQQQLEQGRWDERLMDRAGESARAAVGRAFASMVLIIRELQSFTLQMREALLYEDLQGVLARVHAEMHASFVWLFQHIFSSTPALMVSLMLLLANFTVFSMGDSVAAAATLPPPQAAVAAVELVETQQPAEQSQSQQRFDPAALKTFSAPGRTASGGGNGDGGGKVRPVAGATGDGQSDESSHRQGGAVLPQDASQQATPLGAGSEASVSDSSMAVEEAHHPGQDELAIWKRISDEATRMQASVSAEELMDPEILEQLVAPVEAPAPAPDAEYSAEHAATAQRYEQAVSEEPNNSLLLSNFAQFLYQVPGDHDRAEHFFKRAVRAEPADAEAMGRYAAFLWQARNDLAAAEETYQEAIAADPSNAHHAAAYAHFLWNTGGEDTCYPLD, from the exons ATGGGCATCCAGGTCGCGGCGGtcgtcacgccgccgccgtgctcttccccctcgtcctcctccccggcgTCGCCTTCGTCCTCCGCCATTGCCGCGTCGCCGCGGCATGCCGCCGCGCCCGGCGTCAGGCTGGGGAGGAGCCAGTCGTCGCTGGCCGGCTGGAGCGCGGGCCTCGCGCGCCGTCGCGGCGGGCCGCCCGCGATCAGGCGCGCCCTCAGCGCCAGcatcgacggcgacggcggggacGACGAGGAGTTCCTGAGGAGAATCCAGGAGCTCGCGGCGGGGCAGCAcccgggcgccggcggctgcgggTGGCCGGCCAGCGTGGAGCGGAGCGCCAGCAGCGTCGGGCTGCCGCTGTCGCTGCGGATGCTCAAGCggcggaagcagcagcagcagcagctggagcAGGGGCGGTGGGACGAGCGCCTCATGGACCGCGCCGGCGagtccgcgcgcgccgcggtggGCCGCGCCTTCGCGTCCATGGTGCTCATCATCCGGGAGCTGCAGAGCTTCACGCTGCAGATGCGGGAGGCGCTCTTGTACGAGGACCTGCAGGGCGTCCTGGCGCGCGTCCACGCCGAGATGCACGCCTCCTTCGTCTGGCTTTTCCAGCACATCTTCTCCAGCACCCCGGCGCTCATGGTCTCCCTCATGCTGCTCCTCGCCAACTTCACCGTCTTCTCCATGGGCGACagcgtcgcggccgccgccacgctccCGCCTCCCCAGGCCGCCGTGGCGGCCGTCGAGTTGGTGGAGACCCAGCAGCCGGCGGAGCAATCCCAGTCCCAGCAGCGGTTCGACCCCGCCGCGCTCAAGACGTTCTCAGCCCCCGGCCGCACCGCCTCGGGGGGCGGGAACGGCGACGGGGGCGGCAAGGTGCGGCCGgtcgccggcgccaccggcgaCGGCCAATCGGACGAGTCGTCGCACAGACAAGGCGGAGCCGTGCTGCCTCAGGACGCGTCGCAGCAAGCGACGCCGCTCGGCGCGGGCTCGGAGGCGTCCGTGTCCGACTCCTCAATGGCCGTGGAGGAGGCGCACCACCCTGGACAGGACGAGCTGGCCATCTGGAAACGGATATCCGATGAGGCGACCAGGATGCAGGCGAGCGTGAGCGCCGAGGAGCTGATGGACCCAGAAATCCTGGAGCAGCTCGTCGCGCcggtggaggcgccggcgccggcgccggacgcGGAGTACTCGGCGGAACACGCGGCCACGGCGCAGAGATACGAGCAGGCCGTGTCCGAGGAGCCCAACAACTCGCTGCTGCTCTCCAACTTCGCTCAGTTCCTGTACCAGGTGCCGGGCGACCACGACCG GGCGGAGCACTTCTTCAAGCGGGCGGTGCGCGCGGAGCCGGCGGACGCGGAGGCGATGGGGCGGTACGCGGCGTTCCTGTGGCAGGCGCGCAACGACCTCGCGGCCGCGGAGGAGACGTACCAGGAGGCCATCGCCGCCGACCCCAGCAACGCGCACCACGCGGCGGCCTACGCGCACTTCCTGTGGAACACGGGCGGTGAGGACACATGCTACCCCCTCGACtga